The following nucleotide sequence is from Triticum dicoccoides isolate Atlit2015 ecotype Zavitan chromosome 7B, WEW_v2.0, whole genome shotgun sequence.
tctccatgaagatgcaatcgatcggcgatgacatcaagttaaaggaatgatgaagcaaaaaggttattggaaccataggtacgacacaaacttgaaatctagcttgttgttcaaggcgaaatgatatgacgaggaagatcgacgtaagcttagctatcgtcgcaaattggtgctccgagaataaggaccaggtagcacagttagaatcatcatgacaatgatgtagccaaacaggctaggaatggcgtgatcgggtacaaactcatacttatagaagattactgaagagttgttgaaccgtagagcggactcggttcagttatcggtgtctttgagtgtttaataactcagagcccgtgaaaaattggaatcagtggtaaggtagcactttatgaagaactcataagaagttaagcagtaccatgataatctcgagataccaggggggtaatactcaacacaagatcaaagtaaaggttggactggtgtattgatccatagaagacaattattttaacttgtccgagaaatggaatcaaaaaagaacaatcatggtcggaaccacggttgcaagggatcaattcacagataccatatgttagctatcaaggaaatagttattattacaagaagcttccatgataggatatacatcgcgtccatgggcatgaacacaaagttcaaggtcgactcccacttcctcaatgcataatcttccattcacctctcgtatttcgaagatgacattagttgttgaaagttttacctggtgcaataccagataagtatgactcgtgaaaactttcgggttcacacggtttagagaaggcatatgttcaacccataggggcttcttagaaacatataccacaagtttccagagtaaataacacaagcccgaaagcagagcatggttggccaagcagaggatacaacttaacaagggcatcatgtataaggggaagaactcacgaagtgttcaaatgtgaaggacactgtcggataacaatccaacaaaggacttgatagtccacaaaggatctgatatgagtatcggtactcaaccagaagaggaaggaatgcaaatgcaacaggttatggaatcatctgaataattcaaagcttaaataaaaaggaattatgatttccaaaacaaaggatcagaagcagacgttctgatcaaggatggatcaattgaatataccagaggcacaatcgacgacagatagtttggtcgagaaccagctcatgtttgaaagacgtctgagccggagagataatttaaaaggatcaactgatgattacgtgcattcgcaacatattgagtcaacagactcaaaatgatcatgacaaggaatgtcaataagatttctatacttatgggattaatcataatgaaagtaaacaagaaattccaagagcaataggctgctcgggattttcggaagatcgaatggcatttcgaagacttttgtgaaatacatgaatcaactggggatgagcggatactcgataagtgcgagaaattatccgtatgggtattcaggtggtaaggaactgcaaggcaataggcgtaagtattctaagaacaacaacgagtatttcggggcgtcttgtaataaaaagaacaactggggactaagtaagaacggtgtatgaatttatccatagggatatttcggtggtactgaattgcaaaagcaatgggcagtcctgaaagagtatcggaaagtaactttgaaatcttcatgtgcagtcggcgatcatctagactgaaggggctctccgggagaaagcgttttcgagaacctaaagttagattttagaaaatcatttaacccgactagaagagagatcagagtcccagagtatagacgaggagtaaaagatcctaataccacccaatggcgacgtgggcccgtaaggcacacatccaagttagtaaaagttttgcaatggctagactcaacttcggccaaggagttggaaaggggattcctacaggcagttggctctgataccaacttgtgacacccccggtttaatcgtacactaatcatgcacgcaaatgtgtacgatcaagatcagggactcacgggaagatatcacaacacaactctacaaataaaataagtcatacaagcatcataatacaagccaggggcctcgagggctcgaatacaagtgctcgatcatagacgagtcagcggaagcaacaatatctgagtacagacataagttaaacaagtttgccttaagaaggctagcacaaactgggatacagatcgaaagaggcgcaggcctcctgcctgggatcctcctaactactcctggacgtcgtcagcgggctgcacgtagtagtaggcacctccggtgtagtaggggtcgtcgtcgacggtggcgtctggctcctggactccagcatctggttgcgacaaccagaaagaaaggaaagggggaaaaaggggggagaaagcaaccgtgagtactcatccaaagtactcgcaagcaaggaactaaactacatatgcatgggtatatgggtaaagggccatatcagtggactgaactgcagaatgccagaataaggggggatagctagtcttatcgaagactacgcttctggtcaccttcgtcttgcaacaggcagaagagggtaggtcgaagtcctccaagtagcaccgcatagcatatcctacccagcgatcctcccctcgtatccctgagggagagcgaccaccggttgtatctggcacttggaagggtgtgttttattaagtatccggttctagttgtcataaggtcaaggtacaactccaagtcgtcctgttaccgaagatcacggctattcgaatagattaacttccctgcaggggtgcaccaacttacccagcacgcttgatcccatttggccggacacactttcctgggtcatgcccggccgcggaagatcaacacgtcgcagccccacctaggcacaatagagaggccagcacgccggtctaaacctaagcgcacaggggtctgggcccatcgcccatagcacacctgcacgttgcgagggcggctgaaagcagacctagcctagtggcgttccagtccaattcggcgcgcgtcactccgtcgctgacgtctgaagtgcttcggctgatatcgcgacgtcgggatacccataactactcccgcgtagatggttagtgcgtataagctcggagccaactcagatcaaataccaagatctcgttcagcatgttaagtatccgcgaacaccgaacagggccaggcccacctctctcctaggcggtctcaacctgccctgtcgctccgccacaaagatccacacagagggccgtcgggacaaaggtcctttcagcccccaatccgtgaatcactcgcgggtactcttcgagctgacccgactttagtcaccatctgtatagtatgtatgtatgtatagtatatacccgtgatcacctcccgagtgatcacggcccaatagtatagcaaggcagaccgacaagaatgtagggccaatgatgataaactagcatcctatactaagcatttaggattgcaggtaaggtatcaacaggtgtagcaacaatgtcaggctatgcatcagaataggatcaacggaaagcagtaacatgctacactactctaatgcaagcagtatagagtagaataggcgatatctggtgatcaaggggggggcttgcctgattgctctggcaagaaggaggggtcgtcaactccgtagtcgaactgggcagcagcagcgtcggtctcgtagtctaccggagagaagagggggaaagttgcgtgtttgctatgctagggatgtgtggcgaacaaacgggctgcgtatccggattcgtctcgttgttctgatcaactttcatgtagaaagtattttcatccgagttacggattaaaatgtatgattttctaaagatttaatcattttctgattttaattatttatttaaattcaacattatccaaaacagtatttgctgacgtcatcatgacgtcagcatgacgtcagcagtcaacagaggtgttgactggtcaactgacgtgtgggtcccactagtcattgactgtttagtctaattagtgtttaactaatctaactactgtttaattaaactaattagttagttaggttaatgtaattatgattaattaacttaatttattccttaattaattaattaattaaattattattatctatttatttattttatttattttatatattatttttaattccttttttttaacaaaacgttctggggctggggcccactggtcatagGCACAGGGCCTTAACGGGCATACATGCAGGCGGGTGCGGGCGAAGCCGCAGCCCTGCTCGGTAACGAGGCAAGGCCGGAATGGGGCCGGAGCGGGCGCGTGGGCGCCGGCGCCCGACGCGGCCAGTGGGGAAGGAAGGGGGCCGGCGCGACTGGTGGTCAGGGGGCGCGGACCAGCGAGGCTGCATCGCCGGTGAGGCGAGGCCGCGCACACGCGGGTGAGCGGCGTGTAGGCGCGATGTATGGGCGCGGGCGGGACAAGGCCGCAGTGAGCGCGACGAGCGCGAGCGCTCGTGGGCGTGGGTGGAGGCAAGGACGCCGAGTAGGGCCACGACGAGTGCGATGCGTTcagtacggggggagagggagcacGGGGCGGTGCTCACGTTCGATGCAGGGAAGGGGCGGCGTGGCTCGATggcgtccggcgaggaggaggatggggacgagcgACGGTGGGGAGGCATTCCGGCGGGGAGGTCCAGCGAAGGCGCTCCGGGACGGCTTCAGGCGACGGAGTCGGGGTGGAGGCGGCGATGACGGGGCGCGAGGAGGCAGGCCGTTGAGGTGGTCCGGCGAGGGAGGCGTGGTTGAGGCGACGGGGACGAGGGCACGGCTTCAGGTGGGCGCCGCGCAAGGGAGAGGAGGGGCGCGGACGAGTCCGGGAGGAGGGGCGCCGGCGGCGCCTTGCATCGGCCGCGGGCGTGCGGGAGGAGGGAATCGAATAGGGGCGCCCATCTCCCTGGGACGatgcgtgtgtgtgtttgtgttgcgtgtggcggcgctgggagggagacgaggggatcGTGGGGGGAGTGGGGGTGATTTAGGGTTTGTGGTCGGGGGAGTGGCCTTTTAGGCCAGGGAGAGTGGGGTGGGTCGTGGGCTGCCTGGCAGCCTGGTGGCCTAGTGGGCCGAGGGGCCGGGGGgaatccttttcttttctttagtcTTCTGTTTTTATCTTCTtccttttcccccttttttttatcttatctcttttctgttttattttagttttagtaaaaattATCACTAACACCTAAATTGGTACTTTTAAATAATCTACCGCCACATTAATTCTTATCCcaactaaaatagtttaatattttataaaattcaaaaggcatttatcttattatttaacctacaattttaattattttggacatttaaacattttattaaagttaggtttctccaccataattacctatgcatcagttggatcactccgaacattttagttttaaagtttggaaacttttaccgtttgatttgattttgaatttgaatttgaatcagttctgaactaacgcgagattatcgacaataatcgaggtgacgtggcataattacccgagaattactgtagcttgattacccgggcgtcacaacgggatactattcatctccaccgtcgacctcctccagcctccacgggctaccgtcgacctcctccagcctccacgggctaccgtcgacctcctctagcctccacgggctcctgttcatccagcctccaccgcgcgctactccaccggctactgttcaaccacccctccacgggcacccctccaccgtctactgttcatccagccctccacaccacggggtcatgttcaaccacccctctacgggcacccatccaccgtctactgtttatccggccctccacaccacggggtcctgttcatccagaggcaacgccaccNNNNNNNNNNNNNNNNNNNNNNNNNNNNNNNNNNNNNNNNNNNNNNNNNNNNNNNNNNNNNNNNNNNNNNNNNNNNNNNNNNNNNNNNNNNNNNNNNNNNNNNNNNNNNNNNNNNNNNNNNNNNNNNNNNNNNNNNNNNNNNNNNNNNNNNcccgcaacgctcactgttcatccaatcgatcggcttcagttagcagcagtagcgaaggaatcgctcgatcgggttcagttaatagacatcgatcgatcgctcgggttcagtaacgcgtatcatgcagtgcaatcgctcgggtttagttagagcccaacgcctcgctcgggttcagttagagccaacgcctcgcacacacgcgcgtacgtatacgagagaaacgcgcatcgctcggcccccgacctcccaccgtaaccgggaactccccgaaatttttctcgccctcgcttctaccacagttttttccgtcatggacgacccaaagaatgtcatgcaactgcgtctccggcccgcccaggacgaaaatcccattttctgtcatgattttttgttatagaagtaggagcccaccacatctatgatgataccgggttttgtcacaattatcgtcatagaagtgtcatatgtatgacagaaaaaaattagtttggtccaaaatgtcacggatgtgtcttttttttatagtGGGTGGTGCATGCCATTTGTTGGCTCGATCCACAACATATACATACTATGTTTGTGGTGATTTTGAATCAAACATTGTGTTTGAAACGATGTGTTCTGGAAACTTTGCATGTTTTAATTTGAAAAACTCGATGATGAACTTTATGTTATGTGCATGTTTTAAATTGAATTCTTTTGAAATATGTATTTTATAGTGTTTGAAGTTCATGCAGTTAGGACACAAAATATACACAATTTTGATTTTACTTCACTAACTATAGAAGATCGGTTAAGTGTGGCCACTGTCAGTGGACTAAAAATTTACTTCGCTAACTTTACTCCGTCTACTGCCCTTGACTTTTAGGGAtcggtttttttttttttgagaaatttttagggatcggttagaaatgccctttTGGCTCTTTTCAACACATAATGTACGAGACCGATCCGCGACCTCAGGCCTTTGGGCCGGGACGGCACGGCCCGCCCAGATGGCCAGGTTTGGCTCGGGCAAACGGCCCATACGAGATCCTCGGGACAAGGGGCCCGCGTGTCAGCGTCATGCCCCCCAAAGCCTCCTCACTCTCATGCGTCCTTCACATCGCCACAAAGCCTGCGCCTCCATCCACCTCCCTCCCACCCGCTCCCCACCCCCTGCGCCGCCGCTCGTCGGAGCCCCGCCTCGCCGTGTCAAGTCCGCAACCAATCGGTAACTGTGCTACGACCTTCACTGCTTTCTACCCGTCCCTCCCGTTTCTGCAATATATTACCCGATCCGGTGATCTGCTCCGGTCGTCGCGCGGTTGCGCACGGGCGATCCGGTCAACGTCTCGGGGGTGAGTGGTAATCGAGCGCGTAGATAGATCGTGCCGTTTCCTCTGCGAATCTGACACATTTGGGCTGTCGCGCCGTAGTCGTACCGTTACCAATAGCGCGTCTCGGTTTAGATCTTCCGGGGGATTGGTGTTACTGCTTGCGAACTGTAGATATGGAATTGCCACCCGCCACACTTCGGTGAATCTGATCCATTTAGGGTCGTTACAGTCCTGTTTTTTTCCACCTTCATTTCGTGTGGAGATCATCATACTTTACTGCCAAGCCTGGTCCAGTGTATGATCTAATATCTGTTGAGGTTTGTTAGTTTCCAATCTGAAGTGACTGCCCTGAATTTTATTTCGAGATTTGGGCTTGACGTTGTAGAAAAAAAAAGCATTTTGCAACATATCCTTCTGATTATTGGGTTTGTACTTTGTGCCACGATTTTCTTCCAATCCTCTCCAATATGATGGCTTGGATAATGTAAATGCAATCACAATTATTCAATTTATCGCTGGCAAGTttgcatctattgtttgttgctttTGTGATATCACCCAGTCCAACTTGTTTCTATAACACAGCTTGTAATCTTTGACGCAGAGCCCTGAATGGCTGTCGGCAGGGGCATTAACCAGCTTCTGAGGAAAACTCTTCAGAGCCAGTCTGCTGTAAGTGCTTTCTCAGAACTCCCGCTTTGGTATGCATTCTATTGGAAAACTAGTCCAGTATCTAGCCCCGTTATTGTTTGTTTTATTAGTTTCCACGGTTGTACTGAAGTTATGACATTACTGTTCCATATGCTGGGAATAAATCCTTGGCATGCTTAGTCTGTTTTAGTCTGTATTGAGTTTTTTTCTGATAGAGAAACCAGCTATTGCTCAAATGCTGCATGTTTTTTTTGGGGTGAGGGTTAAACGTTTGGCAGGATTACCTTTTCGTGTAAAATAGAATGGATAGTTCTCAATGCCGGACTTTCGGTTGGGTCAAGCCATCATCTAGTTAATACTTAATACTACTATTTATGCGCTACGACTGCTCGTTCTAACATTATAATTTTTTTTTCCAGGGCTCATCTCTGCTTTCTTCATTTCGGGGAAAGCATGAAGAGTCCTCTGCTGGACTGAGAGCATTGGCTCTTCTTGGAGTTGGTGCTTCTGGTCTTTTAAGTTTTGGTACGATAGCATCTGCAGATGAAGCTGAGCATGGTTTGGCAGCTGCAGAGTACCCCTGGCCGCATGCTGGCATCCTTAGCTCGTATGATCACGCATCGTAAGTCGCCCATTTGTGCTTCTTTTATTTTGTAGATGTAGCTATGTGTTTAGTGTGTCACATTGAGATTAAATATTATGAACAAAATATCGGCTGTGCTAATGTATTTTCCCAGTAAGATAGTGAAAAAAAGTTAGGGCATTCATTTTGAACTGTAACGCCTTATACAAATAAAATCTATGAGCAGAATCCGCCGTGGACATCAAGTTTACCAGCAAGTGTGTGCATCTTGCCACTCCATGTCATTGATTTCATACCGTGATTTGGTTGGGGTGGCCTATACTGAGGAGGAAACTAAGGCAATGGCTGCTGAAATTGAAGTGGTTGATGGTCCTAATGATGAGGGTGAAATGTTCACACGTCCTGGCAAGCTGAGTGATCGCTTCCCGCAGCCTTATCCAAATGAACAAGCAGCCCGATTTGCAAATGGTGGGGCATATCCCCCAGATCTCAGCCTTATCACGAAGGTA
It contains:
- the LOC119336235 gene encoding cytochrome c1-2, heme protein, mitochondrial-like; this encodes MAVGRGINQLLRKTLQSQSAGSSLLSSFRGKHEESSAGLRALALLGVGASGLLSFGTIASADEAEHGLAAAEYPWPHAGILSSYDHASIRRGHQVYQQVCASCHSMSLISYRDLVGVAYTEEETKAMAAEIEVVDGPNDEGEMFTRPGKLSDRFPQPYPNEQAARFANGGAYPPDLSLITKARHDGQNYVFALLTGYHDPPAGVQIREGLHYNPYFPGGAIAMPKMLMDGAIEYEDGTPATEAQMGKDVVSFLSWAAEPEMEERKLMGVKWIFLLSLALLQAAYYRRMRWSVLKSRKLVLDVVN